ACTCGACGGCCGTCGCGACGTCGCCCTGTTCGGCGCCACCCCAGTCGTCGAGCAGTTCCTCGACGAACTCGCGGCCGCGGCCGGTCGATCCCCGGTAGTTGACTTGCAGCACCGAAAAGCCCTGCGAGACCAGCGTCTGCGCGTAGAGGTCAAAGGACGTGTCGTCGCGACTTCGCGGGCCGCCGTGGGGGGTGACGATCAGCGGCGAAGGCCGCTCACCGGAGTCGTAGAAAAGCGCGCCGATCTCGAACTCATCGTACGGCTCGTGATCAACCGCTCGAGCCGGCGTCTCGGGGACGCCGTCCGAGTGGAACGTCAGGTATTCGGCGTCGGCGAAGTCGTCGGGATCGAACGGGCCGTACTCGGCCTCGAGCAGCGTCTCGTACTCGTCGCTCTCGAGATCGTAAACCAGCAGCTCCGGACGCCGCGTCGGACTGGTGTGCTCGAGAAGGATCCGATCCTCGTCGATGCTGATTCCGGTCGGCCCCATCCCGAACGAGGTGACGCCCTCGGGAAGGTCGAGTTCCCGGCCGGCACCCGTCTCTCGGTCGTAGACGACGGGAACGGTGTCCGCGTTCCGACTGCGGGTGGCGAGGAGTCGGTCGCCGCCGGAGAGCACCGCGATCGGCTGCTCGTCGTACTCGCCGTCGCCGTACCAGGTCAGATCCTCGGCCTCGAGGTCGTAGACGCCGACGCGGCCGAGGTCGGTCGTGTTGTCGCCGACGAGCAGCCACTCGCCGTCGGGCCCCCAGTCTGCAGGCGTGGCTTCGGCACCGATTTCGCCGATCTCGAGGTTTCGAGGGTCGGAGCCGTCCGCGTTCGCGACGTAGACGTCCCGGTTGTCGAAGTCGTCGGTCTCGTTGGTCGCGTACGCGATCCGGTCGCTGTCCGGCGAGAGGTGCGCCTCCCAGACCGCTCGCTCGTAATCGGTGATCTTGGTCGTCTCGCCGCTCGAGAGATCGTGCCGGTAGACGTTCAGTTGACCGTCCCGATTCGAGCCGACGAGGAGCGTTTCGCCGTCCTCGCCGACGTCCTGCAGGACGACTTGTCCGTCCATCTCGACGACCGCCTCAGTCGATCCGTCGCGGGAGAGCGCGTAGATGTCGTTCTGTTCGTCGCCCGCGTCGTCGAGGTGAAAGAAGACGCGGTCGCCGTCGGCACCCCAGGCGACGTACCAGCGAGCGTTGCGCGGTACCTCGCCGTCGGACCAGCGCTCGAGATCGCCGCTCTCGACGTCGACGACGTGGAGTTCGTTTCGGCCGGTGACATCGTAGTAGCACGCGACCTCGTCGCCGGACGGCGAGACGGTCGGATGGGCGATCGTCGGCAGCCCCGCGAGTTCCTCGAGTACGGATTCGTCTGAGTCGCTCATTGTTGCACCGTTTCAACGAACTGACTTAATAGTTCGAGAAGTAGCAAACGAGGAATTGATCGGTCCCTAATCGTCGGAGAGCGCGGCCCCGGCCACGGGCTCGAGTCTCGCATCGGAGACGGTTCCGTCGTCCGACCAGCCGCGGGCGTCGTAGTACTCCACGATCGCGTCCTCGATGTCCGGCAGGTCGTAGGGGACGCCGTCGTCGTCCCGGTCGAAGCCCCGCTGGTTGTTGAAGTGGCGCTCGAGTTCGACGGTCCGGGCACCGACGAGCGCGAGTTCCTCGTAGTTGGCATCGAACAGCGTCTCGAGGCGCTCTTCGGTGACGTAGTCGTCGCCGAAGGCGCAGACGATTCCGGTGTCGCGGAACGCGTTGTGGTTCTCCCGGTCGACGAGCGTCTCGGCTTTGCCGAGGGTGCCGTCGGGATCGAGTTGGCCGGCGTACTCGAGGCTCAGCATGCTCGCGTACATGTGGTCGGCACCGCGGTTCGCGACGGCGTAGGAGAGCCCCTGTCCGTGGAGGACGCGGCCGTCGTGGGCCGCAAACTCCATCCCTTTGACCGTGTAGTTCTCGACACCCAGTTCCTCGTGACAGCGGGCGACGCCCTCCGCGAGCGTGTCCCCGATTCCCTCGCGACGAGCGATCTTCTCGGTGAGCTCTTGGGCGAGCTCCGCGTTGCCGAACTCGTCAACGCTGTCGAGGTAGGCCGCGACCGTCACCCCAGCCGAGATCGTATCCATCCCCAGCGTGTCACAGAGTTCGTTGGCCTGCATCACGTCGACGATATCGTCCACGCCCTGCTGGGAGCCGAAGGCGTAGACGGTCTCGAACTCCGGCCCCTCGGTCTCGACGCCAGTCTCCTCGTCCCGCGTCGGGAGCTTACAGGCGTAGGCGCAGGCTGAGCAGGCTCCCTTCTTGTACTTCTTTTCCTCGACGGCGTTGCCGCCGATGTCGGCCGCGCCCTCGAACTCGTACTCTCGGAAATATCTGGTAGGAAGCGAGAAGTTGTCGTTGATGAACTCCGTCCCGCCCGTAGTACCCTGAGTGCGCATCCGGTCGTCCGAGGTGGCAGCCTCCCGATGGATCTCCGACTCCGGCGGGTTCGGAATCTCGAGCGGCGGCTCGACGTTCCCGTCGAACGTGACGCACTTGACGTTCTTCGAGCCCAGCACGGCTCCGAGACCGCCGCGGCCGAAGGCTCGCGAGTCGAACGTCATCACCGACGCGAACCGAACGCGGTTCTCGCCCGCGGGACCGATCGCAATGCAGTGTTCGGGACCCAGACCCTGCTGGTTCTCGACGTAGTCGGAGGTCTCAGGCACCGTCGCGCCCTCGAGTTCCGGCACTTCCTCGAACTCGACGCCGTCATCCGTGACGTGGACGGCGAGCAGTTCCTCGCTCTCGCCCGCGATCTCGAGGACGCTGTAGCCCGTCGCGACGAAGTTTCGCGAGAGGTAGCCGCCGGCGTTGGTCGAAACCAGGCCGTCGGTCAGCGGTGAGAGCCCAGTCATGTTCATCCGGCCGGTAAAGGACATCTGGGACTGCTGGAGCGGTCCCGTCGAGAGGTACGCCCGGTTCTCGGCTCCGAACGGGTCCGCGTCGAAGGGGATCCGCTCGTGGGCGAGGGCGGTCGCAGTGGCTCGACCGCCGACCGTCGCCTCGAGCACCTCGTCTATCACCGTTTCGTCTGCAGTTCGCTCACCGACATCGACGGTGAGCAATGGTCCTGTGGCGTGGAGCATATCATGGGCTTGTACTCTGAGGGTCTTAGTGATATGCCAAGATGGAACACGCAAACAGCAGCGAGCGCGGCGTCTCAGTAGAATTATTGTCCCCGAATAGAGACTCATTCAGTGATGCAGTACGACGCGGTTCTGCTCGACTTCGACGGCGTCGTCGTCGAAACCCCCTCCAGCCGGCGACTGTCCGACGCACTCAGCCGCACGTACGAGCAGTTCGATCGCTCGGGACCGGCGGCCGAGACGCTTCAGGAACTCACATGCGGCGACTTCGAGTCGATCGCCGACCGGTGTCGAACGCTCGACATCGACACCGACGTCTTCTGTACGCGGGCCGCCCGCGAACTGATCCGCACCCAACTCGCCGAAATCGAGCGCGGACTGCGATCGGTTTACGACGACGTGAGCGTTGTCCGCTCGCTCGAGTTGCCGCTCGGCATCGTCAGCGACAACCATCCGACCGTCGTCACGAACGTGCTCGACCGGTTCGGCCTTCGATCGCTCTTCGAGACCGTCTACGGCTGCGCGCTGACGCCGGACGGGCTCGCTCGTCGCAAACCCGATCCGACGAACATCGAGGCCGCGATGGACACCCTCGAGGCCGAGTCGGCGCTCTACGTCGGCGATCGGTCAGTCGACGTACGGGCCGCCGACAACGCGGGCATCGACTCGGTGTTGCTCTCGCGTTCGGCCTCGAGCGACGAGTCTGCCGACGACGCCCTCGACGTGACGCCCACGTACCACAGTTCCTCGCTCGCAGCGTTGCCGGCGCTCCTCGAGTGATCCGGCCCCCGTCCGACCGAGCGTCTCGGCGAACTGAACGGGAGAGCGGTG
Above is a window of Natronorubrum tibetense GA33 DNA encoding:
- a CDS encoding S9 family peptidase, with protein sequence MSDSDESVLEELAGLPTIAHPTVSPSGDEVACYYDVTGRNELHVVDVESGDLERWSDGEVPRNARWYVAWGADGDRVFFHLDDAGDEQNDIYALSRDGSTEAVVEMDGQVVLQDVGEDGETLLVGSNRDGQLNVYRHDLSSGETTKITDYERAVWEAHLSPDSDRIAYATNETDDFDNRDVYVANADGSDPRNLEIGEIGAEATPADWGPDGEWLLVGDNTTDLGRVGVYDLEAEDLTWYGDGEYDEQPIAVLSGGDRLLATRSRNADTVPVVYDRETGAGRELDLPEGVTSFGMGPTGISIDEDRILLEHTSPTRRPELLVYDLESDEYETLLEAEYGPFDPDDFADAEYLTFHSDGVPETPARAVDHEPYDEFEIGALFYDSGERPSPLIVTPHGGPRSRDDTSFDLYAQTLVSQGFSVLQVNYRGSTGRGREFVEELLDDWGGAEQGDVATAVEYALERYDWLDEDRVVVFGGSYGGYSAYWQLVQYPDLYDAGIAWIGLTDLEEMYETTMDHYRIELMEKYLGTPEGNPDLYEDRSPLTHVENLDAPICVVHGVNDRRVPVSQARLFREALEARGLEVGETGAFEYHELGEEGHASSDQTQKLRLFRLLTDFLERRADGEQAGA
- a CDS encoding aldehyde ferredoxin oxidoreductase C-terminal domain-containing protein, with amino-acid sequence MLHATGPLLTVDVGERTADETVIDEVLEATVGGRATATALAHERIPFDADPFGAENRAYLSTGPLQQSQMSFTGRMNMTGLSPLTDGLVSTNAGGYLSRNFVATGYSVLEIAGESEELLAVHVTDDGVEFEEVPELEGATVPETSDYVENQQGLGPEHCIAIGPAGENRVRFASVMTFDSRAFGRGGLGAVLGSKNVKCVTFDGNVEPPLEIPNPPESEIHREAATSDDRMRTQGTTGGTEFINDNFSLPTRYFREYEFEGAADIGGNAVEEKKYKKGACSACAYACKLPTRDEETGVETEGPEFETVYAFGSQQGVDDIVDVMQANELCDTLGMDTISAGVTVAAYLDSVDEFGNAELAQELTEKIARREGIGDTLAEGVARCHEELGVENYTVKGMEFAAHDGRVLHGQGLSYAVANRGADHMYASMLSLEYAGQLDPDGTLGKAETLVDRENHNAFRDTGIVCAFGDDYVTEERLETLFDANYEELALVGARTVELERHFNNQRGFDRDDDGVPYDLPDIEDAIVEYYDARGWSDDGTVSDARLEPVAGAALSDD
- a CDS encoding HAD family hydrolase — translated: MQYDAVLLDFDGVVVETPSSRRLSDALSRTYEQFDRSGPAAETLQELTCGDFESIADRCRTLDIDTDVFCTRAARELIRTQLAEIERGLRSVYDDVSVVRSLELPLGIVSDNHPTVVTNVLDRFGLRSLFETVYGCALTPDGLARRKPDPTNIEAAMDTLEAESALYVGDRSVDVRAADNAGIDSVLLSRSASSDESADDALDVTPTYHSSSLAALPALLE